One Polyangiaceae bacterium DNA segment encodes these proteins:
- a CDS encoding RNA polymerase sigma factor, whose translation MQAAQETDALEEERQLVARAHEGDKEALGALLRRYGPRLYRSVLLPRLGSTAAAEEALSQTYMKVVERFHQFSWQSVGVYPWLRVVALRVALDQLRQRKREVLFEPDDLQREVESAEHDQREANVIERHDLAVARQRVDVALGRINPRYATAIRLRVLEERSREDVAKELEISVATFDVVLHRAMAALRKALSIRGQDG comes from the coding sequence GTGCAGGCAGCGCAAGAGACCGACGCCCTGGAGGAGGAGCGACAGCTGGTCGCTCGCGCCCACGAGGGTGACAAGGAGGCGCTGGGTGCACTGCTGCGACGCTACGGGCCGCGCCTCTATCGCAGCGTGCTGCTACCACGCCTCGGAAGCACCGCCGCCGCCGAAGAAGCGCTGAGTCAGACCTACATGAAGGTCGTGGAGCGCTTTCATCAGTTCTCCTGGCAGAGTGTGGGCGTGTACCCGTGGTTGCGCGTGGTCGCCCTGCGCGTGGCCTTGGACCAGCTGCGCCAGCGCAAGCGCGAGGTCCTGTTCGAGCCCGACGACCTCCAGCGCGAAGTGGAGTCCGCGGAGCACGACCAGCGCGAGGCGAACGTCATCGAGCGCCATGACCTGGCTGTTGCTCGACAGCGGGTGGACGTGGCCTTGGGCCGCATCAACCCTCGCTACGCCACCGCCATCCGCTTGCGGGTCCTCGAGGAAAGATCCAGAGAAGATGTTGCGAAGGAGCTCGAAATCAGCGTAGCGACCTTCGACGTGGTGCTGCACCGCGCCATGGCGGCGCTACGCAAGGCCCTCAGCATCAGAGGACAGGACGGATGA
- a CDS encoding rhomboid family intramembrane serine protease — MSSRVCPNCGALNAGDEKNCVRCQVPLPGAMQTAARGMWLSALGNESPLTNLYIGLCLLVFVAMTVASGKPDILGVSSGSEALKWGALFTPIAREEPFRYLSATFVHFGLLHIAFNMMALRDLGRAVESRLGSGRFVFIFVVTSVAGFVASDFWYSFRGVPAFTAGASAALFGLIGAWVGYLYAAKDSAWKQFLFRVAVYAAIFAVVWPVNNAAHIGGFLAGAPLGVLFYRERRPWKRAAVFSVIGWLLVIASFGSIVLSHRSDAWQELRRMEIARGHGP; from the coding sequence ATGTCGAGTCGAGTCTGCCCCAACTGCGGCGCCCTCAATGCCGGTGACGAGAAGAACTGCGTCCGCTGTCAGGTCCCACTTCCCGGTGCGATGCAGACCGCCGCGCGCGGCATGTGGCTGTCGGCGCTGGGCAATGAATCGCCCCTCACGAACCTCTACATTGGCCTGTGCTTGCTCGTCTTCGTCGCGATGACCGTAGCTTCGGGGAAGCCAGACATTCTCGGCGTGAGCAGCGGCAGCGAGGCCCTCAAGTGGGGAGCCTTGTTTACGCCCATCGCGCGCGAGGAGCCTTTTCGCTACCTGTCAGCAACCTTCGTGCATTTCGGCTTGTTGCACATCGCCTTCAATATGATGGCTTTGCGCGATCTGGGTCGCGCGGTGGAAAGCCGCCTGGGGTCCGGGCGCTTCGTCTTCATCTTCGTCGTGACCAGTGTGGCCGGATTCGTGGCGAGCGACTTCTGGTATTCCTTCCGTGGTGTTCCCGCCTTCACTGCGGGCGCGAGTGCTGCGCTGTTCGGACTGATCGGCGCCTGGGTGGGGTATCTGTACGCGGCCAAGGATTCCGCGTGGAAGCAGTTCTTGTTCAGGGTCGCCGTGTACGCTGCCATCTTTGCCGTCGTGTGGCCCGTGAACAACGCCGCGCACATCGGTGGCTTCCTCGCTGGCGCGCCGCTCGGCGTGCTCTTCTACCGCGAGCGCCGTCCCTGGAAACGGGCTGCCGTGTTCTCCGTCATTGGCTGGCTGCTCGTGATCGCGTCCTTCGGCAGTATCGTCCTCTCGCACCGCTCCGACGCCTGGCAAGAGCTACGCCGCATGGAGATTGCCCGCGGGCACGGCCCCTAG